One window of the Halobacillus litoralis genome contains the following:
- a CDS encoding YycH family regulatory protein: MNIETMKSVILVILIAFSLVLSVALWNYQPETETVDDDGLIEDTQLDEDIGGEQTIPGLVIPDQVVFHEEGTSYSFKDSDDEWSFFQQIQEWELSAMDLNPDPINFENHENAVEVIFPTTIPLQTVGDLFMADRELLGNTTQSFDRMFLVHHANDQPPTSYELWFVDSEGDGDIAKLQATISASAGERALSVLSNKDELQEQVRVADAFGNEETEGMGAQHIYLPKEEVSIPRVVLQQTESIPVTPLRNDLFPSPDLVSIYNTNSGARRAKTAERQLDAIDERRMEYVVMIPNSANSSNLGSYELLTKSVEDVNSHLGWTNDFRLNELLSYQNLNQVQYRMYHNDLPIMENQDTTGLANILLSYEQGEIQTYNRPLIKFESVNEQVLGNIPSGEEVLEDLQQSGNYDLEDIQGLEIRYKLEEQNNRLVFNLIPKWYIQTSTGSWNELYGENLTMQNEEVS; the protein is encoded by the coding sequence ATGAATATAGAAACGATGAAGTCTGTCATTTTAGTAATCTTGATTGCTTTCAGTCTGGTTTTGTCGGTCGCGTTGTGGAATTATCAGCCGGAGACTGAAACGGTGGATGATGATGGGCTAATTGAAGATACCCAATTGGATGAAGACATTGGTGGCGAACAAACGATACCCGGTCTCGTCATCCCTGATCAAGTTGTCTTCCACGAAGAAGGGACCTCTTACTCTTTCAAAGATTCAGATGATGAATGGTCCTTTTTTCAACAAATCCAGGAATGGGAATTATCAGCGATGGACTTGAATCCGGATCCTATAAACTTTGAAAATCACGAAAATGCTGTCGAAGTTATTTTTCCTACTACAATCCCGCTGCAGACAGTGGGCGATCTGTTCATGGCAGATCGGGAACTGTTGGGGAATACGACTCAGTCCTTTGATCGGATGTTCTTAGTCCATCATGCAAATGATCAACCTCCGACATCCTATGAACTGTGGTTTGTCGATTCTGAGGGAGATGGGGATATTGCTAAGTTGCAGGCGACCATATCAGCAAGCGCCGGGGAGCGGGCGTTAAGTGTGTTGAGTAATAAAGACGAACTCCAGGAGCAGGTCCGGGTGGCAGATGCCTTTGGTAATGAGGAAACAGAAGGGATGGGGGCTCAACATATTTACCTTCCTAAAGAGGAAGTTTCCATCCCGAGGGTTGTACTCCAACAAACAGAGTCCATCCCGGTTACTCCGTTGCGAAATGACCTTTTCCCATCTCCGGATCTGGTGTCTATTTATAATACGAACAGTGGAGCAAGACGAGCCAAAACTGCTGAACGCCAGCTGGATGCTATTGATGAGCGGCGGATGGAATATGTGGTGATGATTCCTAATAGTGCGAATTCGAGCAATTTGGGGAGTTATGAGTTACTCACGAAAAGTGTTGAAGATGTGAACAGCCATTTAGGCTGGACCAATGATTTTCGGTTGAATGAATTGTTGTCGTACCAGAACTTGAATCAGGTGCAGTATCGTATGTATCATAATGACCTGCCCATCATGGAGAACCAGGATACTACAGGGTTAGCGAATATATTACTCAGTTATGAGCAAGGGGAGATCCAAACTTATAATCGTCCACTGATCAAGTTCGAGTCGGTGAATGAACAAGTTCTGGGGAACATTCCCTCTGGTGAAGAGGTACTGGAAGATCTCCAGCAGTCGGGAAATTATGACCTTGAAGACATTCAAGGTCTTGAAATAAGATACAAATTGGAAGAACAGAATAACAGGTTAGTGTTCAATCTGATACCGAAATGGTATATCCAGACCAGCACAGGCAGTTGGAATGAGTTATATGGTGAAAATCTGACAATGCAGAATGAAGAAGTTTCGTAA
- a CDS encoding two-component system regulatory protein YycI, translating to MQWGQIKILFILSFLVLDLFLLQQFLSKQSEDELGQISTVAEDIETALENNDITIAEDAIPEVTEVAGLKSKEGGFSEDILSQIEEIDDSEQQVEVENDRVLKVTLDEPVEVNEDNIINKVNSIVPFGAQYSYWGWNEEEGTALFFQIANDRTVYFNEGGYLLVNIADGEITGYVATLLNFSDTEEDTAVSSPEQIIAPLSAINTLYTAGYIEEGDEVTSMSVGYHSSFNLVPGEENGPQVFAPTWKVTVNDEKNLFLYAISGTFIESDETGFIEDLIGKYDVIQGEVESDTIEENETSETN from the coding sequence ATGCAGTGGGGTCAAATAAAAATATTGTTCATTCTCAGCTTTCTGGTTCTCGATCTTTTTCTCCTGCAGCAATTTTTATCTAAGCAGAGTGAAGATGAATTAGGGCAGATTTCGACTGTCGCTGAAGATATTGAAACAGCTCTGGAAAACAATGACATCACTATAGCGGAGGATGCGATTCCTGAGGTGACCGAGGTGGCTGGGCTGAAATCCAAAGAAGGTGGATTTTCCGAAGACATTTTATCTCAGATCGAGGAAATCGATGACAGCGAGCAACAGGTGGAAGTTGAGAATGACCGTGTACTGAAGGTGACTCTTGATGAGCCTGTCGAGGTGAACGAGGATAACATCATAAACAAAGTGAATTCCATCGTACCCTTTGGAGCTCAATACTCGTATTGGGGCTGGAATGAGGAGGAAGGGACTGCTTTGTTCTTCCAAATCGCTAATGATCGAACCGTGTATTTTAATGAGGGCGGCTATTTACTTGTCAATATTGCCGATGGTGAGATTACAGGTTATGTAGCCACATTACTGAATTTTTCAGATACTGAGGAGGACACGGCGGTTTCGAGTCCTGAGCAGATCATTGCTCCCTTGAGTGCGATTAACACATTGTACACAGCCGGTTATATTGAAGAGGGAGATGAAGTTACATCAATGAGTGTCGGTTATCACAGCAGCTTCAATTTAGTCCCGGGTGAAGAGAATGGTCCGCAGGTATTTGCGCCGACCTGGAAAGTAACCGTCAATGACGAAAAGAATCTGTTCCTCTATGCGATCAGTGGGACATTTATTGAGAGTGATGAAACTGGATTCATCGAAGATTTAATCGGGAAGTATGATGTGATCCAGGGGGAAGTTGAATCAGATACAATAGAGGAGAACGAAACGAGTGAAACAAATTAA
- a CDS encoding MBL fold metallo-hydrolase, giving the protein MTLKFSVLASGSTGNAFYIESGEEKILIDAGLSGKKIEGLLEQVNVDPHSLSRILVTHEHSDHIKGLGIMARRYHLPIYANEKTWDAMEGQLGKLSLDQKFHFSMEETQTFGGIDVESFAVSHDAADPMFFTFHQDGKKVALVTDLGYVSERIKKTVEGADAYIFESNHDVSMLRMGRYPWNVKRRILGDSGHVSNEDCALALTDVITDQTKRIYLAHLSLDNNMKDLAHMSVKNVLEERGFELGTRIQLHDTDPKEATPIFEV; this is encoded by the coding sequence ATGACCTTGAAGTTTAGTGTGCTGGCTTCGGGCAGTACAGGAAATGCTTTTTATATAGAATCAGGGGAAGAAAAGATTCTGATAGATGCAGGTTTGAGTGGAAAGAAAATTGAAGGATTATTGGAGCAGGTCAATGTAGACCCCCATTCCTTGTCTAGAATTTTAGTGACGCACGAGCATAGTGATCATATCAAAGGACTTGGAATAATGGCTCGTCGTTATCACCTGCCGATTTATGCAAATGAGAAGACGTGGGATGCGATGGAAGGACAATTGGGGAAACTGTCACTTGATCAAAAGTTCCATTTCTCTATGGAAGAAACGCAGACCTTCGGGGGAATCGATGTGGAGTCTTTTGCTGTTTCCCATGATGCAGCAGACCCGATGTTTTTCACGTTCCACCAAGATGGAAAAAAGGTGGCGCTGGTCACTGATTTAGGGTATGTATCAGAACGGATCAAGAAGACGGTTGAAGGTGCGGATGCTTACATCTTTGAATCGAATCACGATGTCAGCATGCTCCGAATGGGGCGTTACCCATGGAATGTGAAACGGCGTATCCTCGGGGACTCAGGACACGTCTCCAATGAAGATTGTGCCCTCGCCTTGACAGATGTGATTACAGATCAGACCAAACGTATCTATTTAGCGCATTTGAGTCTTGATAACAATATGAAGGACCTTGCACATATGTCTGTAAAGAACGTGTTGGAAGAACGCGGTTTCGAACTCGGCACCCGTATTCAATTGCATGACACCGATCCTAAAGAAGCAACGCCGATCTTTGAGGTTTAA
- a CDS encoding S1C family serine protease gives MGYYDDHSPATRQKKHRRRWVMPTIVGGILGAVLVLLALPALVQTELLPYDITIPEDESGLVQDDQNLTGNTTKNVELDVKTQITDVVEKVTPSVVGVVNIQSQENFWQQNNSSHQGGVGSGVIYKKEDGTAYVVTNNHVIEGASEIEVVLADETRIKAQLVGSDVFTDLAVLKMPSEQVKHVAELGSSANLKVGEPAIAIGNPLGLSFAGSVTQGIISGKERAIPQDFNGDGLDDWQAEVIQTDAAINPGNSGGALINIDGQLIGINSMKIAQSAVEGIGFAIPIDAAEPIIEELEKHGQVNRPYIGVEAYGLNEVPTSEWDSTLNLPEDVEGGLYIRSIRQMSPAAKAGLEPLDVITELDGEPVENIIDLRKYLYNEKDPGDDLEIAYYRDGERNTTTITLGSQE, from the coding sequence GTGGGCTATTATGATGATCATTCACCAGCCACTCGACAAAAGAAGCATCGCCGGCGCTGGGTCATGCCGACAATCGTCGGGGGGATCCTGGGGGCTGTGCTTGTCTTGTTGGCTCTTCCTGCTCTAGTCCAAACAGAATTGTTACCGTATGACATTACGATTCCAGAAGACGAAAGCGGCCTCGTCCAGGACGATCAAAACCTGACAGGGAACACCACCAAAAACGTGGAACTGGATGTTAAGACACAAATCACCGACGTTGTGGAAAAAGTCACCCCTTCAGTTGTGGGTGTCGTCAATATCCAATCTCAGGAGAACTTTTGGCAGCAGAACAATTCGTCTCATCAAGGAGGAGTAGGTTCTGGTGTCATTTACAAAAAGGAAGATGGAACAGCCTATGTTGTGACGAACAATCATGTCATTGAAGGAGCCAGTGAAATTGAAGTCGTCCTTGCTGATGAAACACGGATTAAAGCACAGCTGGTAGGGAGTGACGTCTTCACTGATTTAGCCGTATTGAAAATGCCTAGTGAACAAGTCAAACATGTAGCTGAGCTTGGGAGTTCAGCAAATTTGAAAGTTGGCGAACCGGCGATCGCCATTGGTAATCCACTCGGGTTAAGCTTTGCAGGATCGGTGACCCAGGGGATCATTAGTGGGAAAGAACGCGCGATTCCCCAGGACTTTAATGGAGATGGGTTGGATGATTGGCAAGCAGAAGTCATTCAAACAGATGCGGCTATCAACCCAGGGAATAGTGGGGGAGCCTTAATCAACATTGATGGTCAACTGATTGGAATCAACTCAATGAAAATCGCTCAATCAGCTGTCGAAGGTATCGGTTTTGCGATACCGATCGATGCAGCGGAGCCGATCATTGAAGAGCTTGAAAAGCATGGACAGGTGAATCGTCCATATATCGGTGTAGAAGCCTATGGTCTCAACGAAGTACCTACCTCTGAATGGGACAGTACCCTTAACCTTCCAGAGGACGTAGAGGGAGGCTTATATATCCGTAGCATTCGTCAAATGTCCCCAGCTGCAAAAGCAGGATTGGAGCCCCTTGATGTCATCACAGAGCTCGATGGTGAGCCCGTAGAAAATATCATTGATTTACGTAAATATTTGTACAATGAGAAAGATCCGGGTGATGATTTAGAGATCGCTTATTATCGTGATGGAGAACGTAATACAACTACGATTACCCTCGGTTCCCAGGAATGA
- the ltaE gene encoding low-specificity L-threonine aldolase has product MIDLRSDTVTKPTMAMRQAALEAEVGDDVYEEDPTVKKLEAKAAEMLGKDAALFVTSGTQGNQIAVLTHCNPGDEVLLEANAHLFLYEGASMSALAGVQPRTITGQKGAMDPAEIKTAIRPDDIHFPETGLICLENTHNKAGGTVVPLENMQTIYEIAREHSIPVHLDGARLFNASIASGISLKSYGDQTDTIQVCLSKGLGAPVGSVIAGSTDFIRKARKWRKRLGGGLRQVGMIAAPAYVALTEMVDRLADDHEHARRLASGLSEVKGLQVEEVETNIVLAHVGGTGRTAAEFLEELKVDDILAVPFGPETVRFVTNYDVNEAAIETVIHRIQLRYKDA; this is encoded by the coding sequence ATGATTGATTTGAGAAGTGATACTGTAACAAAGCCGACTATGGCCATGCGGCAGGCCGCGTTGGAAGCAGAGGTCGGGGATGATGTATATGAAGAAGACCCGACCGTGAAGAAATTAGAAGCGAAGGCTGCAGAGATGTTGGGAAAAGATGCGGCTTTATTTGTGACGAGTGGAACACAGGGGAATCAGATTGCCGTTTTGACTCATTGTAATCCTGGCGATGAAGTGCTTCTTGAAGCGAATGCCCACCTTTTTTTATACGAAGGAGCCTCGATGTCGGCTCTTGCAGGCGTCCAACCGCGGACGATAACAGGGCAAAAAGGTGCAATGGATCCTGCAGAGATAAAGACGGCTATTCGGCCGGATGATATCCATTTCCCTGAGACAGGATTGATTTGTTTGGAAAACACTCACAACAAAGCAGGAGGCACAGTGGTTCCGCTAGAAAATATGCAAACCATATACGAAATTGCACGGGAGCACTCGATTCCGGTTCATTTAGACGGAGCCCGTCTGTTTAATGCCTCAATTGCGTCGGGAATTTCCTTGAAGAGCTACGGGGATCAGACCGATACGATTCAAGTCTGTTTATCAAAAGGTCTCGGAGCTCCTGTAGGTTCGGTTATTGCTGGATCCACAGATTTTATCAGGAAAGCGCGTAAATGGCGGAAAAGGCTTGGTGGCGGGTTGCGTCAGGTCGGAATGATCGCAGCCCCTGCTTATGTCGCCCTCACGGAAATGGTCGACCGATTAGCTGATGATCATGAGCATGCGCGACGTTTAGCTTCCGGATTAAGTGAAGTGAAAGGTTTGCAGGTGGAAGAGGTCGAAACAAACATCGTCCTTGCTCATGTGGGAGGTACGGGAAGGACAGCCGCTGAGTTTCTGGAAGAGTTGAAAGTCGATGATATTCTTGCAGTCCCTTTTGGACCTGAAACTGTTCGTTTTGTCACCAATTACGATGTAAATGAAGCAGCTATTGAAACAGTGATTCACCGTATTCAATTACGATACAAAGACGCATAA
- a CDS encoding FAD-dependent oxidoreductase, with the protein MKIAVIGSTHAGTAAVTNMANLYPEADITVYERNDNVSFLSCGLALYVGGVVNDAEGLFYSSPEQLQKLGVTMKVQHDVKKIDPVRKTIAAINLITGEQIYDHYDKLVITTGSWPVTPPIEGIDLENILLAKNYHQANTIIERSQHAQKVTVVGAGYIGVELVEAFEKAGKEVTLIDGADRILNKYLDEEFTNIVEEELKTRNITLCMNETVKCFEGSEGHVNKVITNEGAYETDLVIMCVGFRPNTDLLRGKIDMLENGAIKVDEYMQTSDPSIYAAGDCCAVKYNPTGGHAYIPLATNAVRMGTLVARNLMEPTMKHVGTQGTSGLHIYDLNMASTGLTETSVKLTGMHVKSITIEDTHRPAFMPTSENVKLKVAIDPQTRCILGAQVISKADVTQSINTMSVCIQSGMTIDELAYTDFFFQPHFNQPWNFLNKAGLEAQSNEPVPVPQPLG; encoded by the coding sequence ATGAAAATTGCTGTTATCGGAAGTACACACGCAGGTACAGCTGCGGTCACAAATATGGCTAACTTATACCCTGAAGCCGACATCACGGTTTACGAACGGAACGATAATGTATCATTTTTATCTTGTGGTCTGGCTCTATATGTAGGAGGAGTCGTTAATGACGCAGAGGGGTTGTTCTATTCTTCTCCAGAACAGCTGCAAAAGCTTGGTGTGACGATGAAGGTGCAGCATGACGTGAAAAAGATTGATCCAGTCCGCAAAACGATTGCAGCCATCAACCTTATAACAGGAGAACAAATCTACGATCATTACGATAAATTAGTGATCACGACAGGATCCTGGCCTGTTACACCTCCTATTGAAGGCATTGATCTCGAAAATATTTTACTAGCGAAAAACTACCACCAGGCTAATACGATCATTGAACGTTCCCAGCATGCCCAAAAAGTAACGGTCGTCGGTGCGGGGTATATTGGTGTTGAACTTGTCGAAGCTTTCGAAAAAGCAGGAAAAGAAGTGACGCTCATAGATGGGGCGGATCGTATCCTGAATAAATATTTAGACGAAGAATTCACGAATATCGTAGAAGAAGAATTAAAGACACGCAACATCACTTTGTGCATGAATGAAACCGTGAAGTGTTTTGAAGGTAGCGAAGGGCATGTAAATAAAGTCATAACAAATGAAGGGGCTTATGAGACAGACCTCGTAATCATGTGTGTTGGTTTCCGTCCGAATACCGATTTATTAAGAGGAAAAATCGACATGCTTGAAAACGGCGCAATCAAAGTAGATGAGTATATGCAGACAAGTGATCCATCCATCTATGCTGCGGGGGACTGCTGTGCTGTGAAATATAATCCGACCGGTGGGCATGCGTATATCCCGCTCGCTACCAATGCTGTTCGTATGGGAACGCTCGTCGCTCGCAATTTGATGGAGCCGACTATGAAGCATGTCGGGACACAAGGGACATCCGGACTTCACATTTACGATTTGAACATGGCATCTACTGGATTGACTGAAACATCAGTCAAACTTACAGGCATGCATGTGAAAAGCATCACAATTGAAGATACCCACCGCCCTGCTTTCATGCCGACATCTGAAAACGTCAAGTTAAAAGTGGCCATCGACCCTCAAACTCGCTGTATCCTTGGTGCTCAGGTGATTTCTAAAGCAGATGTCACTCAATCCATCAATACGATGAGCGTCTGCATTCAATCAGGAATGACCATCGACGAACTTGCTTATACAGATTTTTTCTTCCAACCACATTTCAACCAGCCCTGGAATTTTCTTAACAAAGCTGGATTAGAAGCTCAATCAAATGAACCAGTACCTGTCCCTCAGCCTCTAGGATAA
- a CDS encoding NUDIX hydrolase, with amino-acid sequence MDVRFQVGKQRFNFRSAGILIENGHVLLHKEISAPHWVLPGGGIEMGEPSEESIVREMKEELGYAVKAGHVPWIAENFFEYEGEAMHELGFYYILTSPVSHFQEGVFHGLEGERLIYQWLPIDRLENYELMPPFLTGALKDIPEATKHVLVQR; translated from the coding sequence ATGGATGTACGTTTTCAAGTGGGGAAGCAGAGGTTCAACTTCCGGTCTGCGGGGATCCTGATCGAGAATGGTCATGTATTATTACATAAGGAAATCAGTGCTCCTCACTGGGTTCTTCCTGGAGGAGGCATAGAGATGGGCGAGCCTTCGGAAGAGAGTATAGTGAGAGAAATGAAAGAGGAGCTCGGGTACGCTGTGAAAGCCGGACATGTCCCCTGGATCGCTGAGAATTTCTTTGAATATGAAGGCGAAGCGATGCATGAATTAGGATTCTACTATATACTTACCTCTCCTGTTTCACATTTTCAGGAAGGTGTCTTCCATGGTTTAGAAGGAGAACGGTTGATTTATCAATGGCTGCCGATTGATCGTCTGGAAAACTATGAACTTATGCCTCCTTTCCTGACCGGGGCCTTAAAGGACATCCCTGAAGCAACGAAGCACGTGCTCGTCCAGCGTTGA
- a CDS encoding M48 family metallopeptidase encodes MKKRFVIWTLILFSLYGLLLGLYFFQWTGVGVPPAYEGTAADPATFMTDRELQLSQEYSRYQNFLSFLGEPLEWIIYLGVMVFGVSLVFKNFGERISRFSFVQIPMFVLLLSTLTSILLFPLDYARRWLSVEYGISTQSFSSWMRDELIGFWVGYVIMALLITVLYFLMRKFQKRWWLFAWVLMIPFLIFMMYLQPVVIDPLYNDFTELQDKQLEEKILTLADEAEIPAERVYEVNMSEKTNSMNAYVNGIGSNLRIVLWDTTLERLQDKEVLFIMAHEIGHYVMNHLYWNLAGVIVATFFGLYFTYHLMKWSVRKWGGKFGFSKISDIATLPLFYLILTILSFVSSPVELAISRNAETDADRYAIEMTQDPEAAIGSFQELTVNGLSDVNPPALVKYLRYGHPTMMERIHMLESYQDVEIKKE; translated from the coding sequence GTGAAGAAAAGGTTCGTCATCTGGACGCTGATTTTGTTCAGCCTTTATGGTCTCTTGCTGGGCCTGTATTTTTTCCAATGGACAGGTGTCGGTGTGCCTCCGGCTTATGAAGGGACGGCGGCCGATCCTGCAACCTTCATGACCGATCGGGAATTGCAGTTAAGTCAGGAATATTCAAGGTATCAGAATTTCCTCTCCTTTCTCGGAGAGCCGCTTGAATGGATCATTTACCTTGGGGTGATGGTGTTTGGAGTATCGCTGGTCTTCAAAAATTTCGGCGAGCGGATTTCACGATTTTCTTTTGTGCAAATTCCGATGTTCGTCCTGCTGCTCTCCACACTGACCTCGATTTTACTTTTTCCACTGGACTATGCCAGGAGGTGGCTGTCGGTCGAATACGGAATCTCCACGCAAAGTTTTTCCAGCTGGATGCGTGATGAGCTGATCGGCTTCTGGGTCGGCTATGTGATCATGGCTCTATTGATTACGGTGTTGTACTTCTTAATGAGGAAGTTCCAGAAGCGCTGGTGGCTGTTCGCGTGGGTACTGATGATTCCGTTTCTGATCTTCATGATGTACCTGCAGCCTGTCGTCATCGATCCTCTTTATAATGATTTCACGGAGCTTCAGGACAAGCAGCTGGAAGAAAAAATCCTCACCCTTGCTGATGAAGCGGAAATTCCGGCTGAGCGTGTCTATGAAGTGAACATGTCTGAGAAAACGAACAGTATGAACGCTTATGTGAACGGAATCGGCTCAAATTTGCGCATTGTACTTTGGGATACGACACTGGAGCGGCTCCAGGACAAGGAAGTTTTATTCATCATGGCCCATGAAATCGGTCACTACGTGATGAACCACTTGTATTGGAATTTGGCTGGTGTCATTGTCGCCACATTCTTCGGTCTTTATTTCACCTATCACTTGATGAAATGGTCTGTGCGGAAATGGGGAGGCAAGTTTGGTTTTTCGAAGATTTCGGACATTGCCACCCTGCCATTGTTTTATTTGATCTTAACGATACTTTCTTTTGTGTCCAGTCCAGTGGAATTGGCGATATCCAGAAACGCCGAAACGGATGCAGACAGGTATGCGATTGAAATGACACAGGATCCTGAAGCTGCCATCGGCTCCTTTCAAGAACTCACTGTCAACGGGTTGAGTGATGTGAACCCGCCGGCACTCGTGAAATATCTCCGGTATGGCCATCCGACGATGATGGAGCGGATCCACATGCTCGAAAGCTATCAGGATGTAGAAATCAAAAAAGAGTGA
- a CDS encoding sigma-54 interaction domain-containing protein, with protein MLSLLEDYRNNVLETLFGNVEHCIVVVDPEGKVSYMNESYCRFLTVDQEVITGQHVTDVIENTRMHIVVETGKEEMADLQQIRGDYMVAHRIPLWEDGEVIGALGMVLFRDTDEWKIMNSHIKDLLLELETYRSQMQQQNGAKYSLHDIITSSPEVLQLKEKIRKTAHSDVSVLLRGESGTGKELFAHSIHHLSERSTKPFVKVNCAAIPEHLIEAELFGYQEGAFTGAKKGGKPGKFQLAHGGTLFLDEIGDMPLHAQVKILRALQEGEVEAVGAVHPQEVDVRIVAATNQSLESMIKEQRFREDLFYRINVVQIDIPPLRERKNDIKILSKYLLQKVGDRTGKRVQGFSQAVDNLFQKYRWPGNVRELENVIESSVHMTDNETIDFRDLPHHLHPDGPVTSEGQSLKEIVEQTEKRAVLKALEETDGDKSAAAKQLGIGKSSLYEKVKKYDL; from the coding sequence ATGCTTTCTTTATTAGAAGACTATCGTAACAATGTACTGGAAACACTTTTCGGAAATGTTGAGCACTGTATCGTCGTCGTAGATCCAGAAGGAAAGGTTTCATATATGAATGAAAGCTACTGCCGCTTTCTGACCGTAGATCAAGAGGTGATTACGGGACAGCATGTGACGGATGTGATTGAAAACACACGGATGCATATCGTCGTCGAGACAGGAAAAGAAGAAATGGCCGACTTGCAGCAGATCCGGGGCGATTATATGGTCGCTCACCGCATCCCTTTATGGGAAGACGGGGAAGTGATCGGTGCCCTCGGCATGGTTCTGTTCCGCGACACCGATGAATGGAAAATCATGAATTCCCATATTAAAGACCTCCTGCTCGAACTTGAAACGTACCGCAGTCAAATGCAGCAGCAGAACGGAGCCAAATACTCGCTGCATGATATCATTACCAGCTCCCCAGAGGTTCTGCAATTGAAGGAAAAAATCCGTAAAACAGCCCATAGTGATGTTTCCGTCTTATTGCGCGGGGAAAGCGGGACAGGCAAAGAGCTGTTCGCTCACAGCATCCACCATTTGAGTGAACGCAGCACGAAACCTTTCGTAAAAGTGAACTGTGCGGCTATCCCGGAGCACCTGATCGAAGCGGAGCTTTTCGGCTATCAAGAAGGCGCATTTACTGGTGCAAAAAAAGGTGGAAAGCCAGGGAAGTTCCAGCTCGCTCACGGCGGGACGCTTTTCCTGGATGAGATCGGCGATATGCCTCTTCATGCGCAAGTGAAAATATTGCGAGCGCTGCAGGAAGGCGAGGTAGAAGCGGTCGGAGCGGTCCATCCGCAAGAAGTGGATGTCCGGATCGTCGCTGCTACTAATCAGTCACTGGAGTCGATGATCAAGGAACAGCGTTTTCGTGAGGATCTCTTTTACCGCATCAATGTCGTTCAAATCGACATCCCCCCACTCAGAGAACGGAAGAACGATATCAAGATTCTTTCCAAATACCTGCTGCAAAAAGTGGGCGACCGTACAGGGAAACGCGTGCAGGGTTTTTCTCAGGCAGTGGATAATCTTTTTCAAAAGTATCGCTGGCCGGGGAATGTGAGGGAACTTGAAAATGTCATCGAATCGTCCGTCCACATGACCGATAATGAAACCATTGATTTTAGAGACCTCCCTCATCACCTCCATCCGGATGGCCCAGTCACCTCTGAAGGCCAGTCATTGAAAGAAATCGTCGAGCAAACGGAAAAACGAGCTGTCCTTAAAGCATTAGAAGAAACAGATGGCGACAAGAGTGCCGCTGCAAAGCAGCTGGGCATCGGAAAATCGAGCCTTTATGAAAAAGTGAAAAAGTATGATCTCTGA
- a CDS encoding CoA transferase subunit A yields MKQMYSSFHEAVKDIKDHSTIMVGGFGLVGIPENLILALVESNVKHLTVISNNCGVDDWGLGLLLKNKQIDKMIGSYVGENKEFERQVLAGELEVELTPQGTLAEKIRAGGAGIPAFYTPAGVGTPLAEGKEVRNFDGKDYLLQEGLTADFSLVRAMKGDRHGNLVYNKTARNFNPMMAAAGAVTIAEVEELVEPEELAADGIHTPGIYVQGLIEGKQEKRIERYTVRTNA; encoded by the coding sequence ATGAAACAAATGTACTCATCATTTCATGAAGCTGTAAAAGACATTAAAGACCATTCAACAATAATGGTAGGAGGATTCGGCCTTGTCGGGATTCCAGAGAACCTGATTCTCGCTCTCGTCGAATCGAACGTCAAGCATTTGACGGTCATCTCCAACAACTGTGGAGTCGACGACTGGGGCCTTGGCCTGCTGTTGAAAAATAAACAGATTGATAAAATGATCGGCTCTTATGTAGGGGAAAACAAAGAATTCGAACGGCAGGTCCTTGCAGGGGAGCTGGAGGTCGAACTGACACCACAAGGGACTCTCGCAGAGAAAATCCGTGCAGGAGGGGCCGGGATTCCAGCCTTCTATACACCAGCAGGCGTCGGAACCCCGCTAGCTGAAGGAAAAGAAGTGCGCAATTTTGACGGGAAAGACTATCTTTTACAAGAAGGTTTAACCGCAGACTTCAGCCTCGTTCGTGCTATGAAAGGCGACCGTCACGGGAACCTCGTCTATAACAAAACAGCAAGAAACTTCAATCCGATGATGGCAGCAGCTGGAGCAGTAACCATTGCTGAAGTCGAAGAACTCGTCGAGCCGGAGGAGTTGGCGGCAGACGGTATCCATACACCGGGCATTTACGTGCAGGGATTGATCGAAGGCAAGCAGGAGAAGCGAATCGAGCGCTATACGGTAAGAACAAACGCATAA